A segment of the Rhodospirillaceae bacterium genome:
ACCCGGCGACGCTGGTGGTGAACGACCCGGCCGAGGTGCGCAACGCGCCGGAGAAAATCTACGTCAACCGCTATCCGGACCTGATGCCGCCGACCCTGGTCTCGGGCGATCCGGAGGCGATCCGGGGGTTCCGCGACGAGCATGGCGAGATCGTCGTCAAGCCGCTCTACGGCAACGGCGGCGCCGGCGTGTTCCACCTCCGGCCCGGCGACGACAATCTCGGCTCGCTGCTGGAAATGTATGCCGAGCAGTTCCGCGAGCCGATCATCGCCCAGCGCTACCTGCCGGAGATCCGCCAGGGCGACAAGCGCATCATCCTGGTCGACGGCGAAGTCGCCGGCGCCGTCTCGCGCATGCCCAACGAAGGCGAGGCGCGCGCCAACTTCCACGCCGGCGGGCAGCCGAAGCAGGCCGTGCTGACCGACCGGGAGCGGGAAATCTGCGCCCGCATCGGCCCGGACCTCAGGGCGCGCGGGCTGGTCTTCGTCGGCATCGACGTGATCGGCGACTGGCTGACCGAGATCAACGTCACCTCGCCGACCGGCATCCAGGAGACCAACCGCCTGTCCGGCACGAAGATCGAGGCGCAAATCTGGGACGCCATCGAGGGGAGGCTCCAGGATTAGGGAGCCCGGCAAACCCCTTCAGGAAATCAACGATTGCCACCCCGGCCGACCGCAGGGAGAGCCGGGGACCAGGGCCGCAGGAAAGGACTGCGCTTTCGGCTCTGGACCCCGGATCGTCGCTGCGCTCCGTCCGGGGTGACACTGGTGGGTTTTGCGCGCACAGCAGTGCCCTCAAGCGATGCGGCGAACGTAGACCGCCCTACCGCTGGAGGATGTCGCTGACCTCTTTCAACTGGGTGCGGGCGCGCAGCAGGAAGAACCCCTGGGCGGCCAGGTGGTTGGGCTGGAGCATGCCGTCGGGCGCGCCGTTGCGCACGATGAGCGGCTGCAGTTCGGCGGCGCGGCGCAGGCTCGCCATCATGTTGGCCCACACCGTCTGCGCCTGCTTCTCGGCCAGGATGCCGGCGAAGTCGGCGCCGAGTTCGCGCAGGATCATGTAGTAGCCGTAGACCCGGCCCTTGGTGCGGTAGAACAGGTCGTCGGACCGCGTATCGAAGACGATGCCGCCGAACCGCTCGACCCGCTCGGCGATGCGCGCGGAATCCGAGCCGATATCCGCGTTCACCCGGTCGATCAGGGTTTGCAGGTTATCGGCGCGCCGCTCGAAGGTCGCCGCCCCGGCGGCGAGGCGGGTGTTGTAGCGCAGCAGCGAGCGCATGGCGGCGCGGTACTGCGCCTCGGTCGAGGAGGTCGGCAGCAGGCTGACGCTGATATCCCAGACCCAGGTGTAGGGCGAGTAGCGCAGCTTGCCCATGGCGTCTTCGAGATCCTTGTCGACGACGCTGGAGCCGCGGGTGCGGCCGATCTTGTCGGCCATTTCGATGGCGAAGCGGCCGAGCGCGTCGCGGACGCCGACCTGGAAGTTGGGCAGGTTGTCGAGCGCCCAGGACGGATAGATGAAGGGATCATTTGGCGTCCAGGCGTGATCGACGGTCTCGCGCCGGATCAGCGCCGCCGCCATCCCGACCGCCCGGCTGGCGCCCTTTTCCGCCGGCGCAGTCATTTCGGTGTCGTCGCCGATCCGGTGCATGAGAGCCATGCCGACCGGATAGTAGAGCAGGACGACCGCGAGAAGGCCCCAGAGCGCCCAGCGGGCGATGCGCCAGCGCAAACGGCGCGGCGGGGCGACCGGGCGATCCGGTGGGCGCGTTGTGCCGGACCTGCTCCGGAACAGCCGCCGGAGCCGGCCCGGCCGCCTCGCCTCTCCGGCGCCGGGGCGCGGCCGGTCGGGGACGTCGTCAAACAGCGGGTCTGCTCTGCGGGCCATCGCCAAGAGATGGGGAATGGCGGCGGCGGCAACAAGGCCCGCCGGCGCCGGACGATGCGGCCGGACCGGCGGCGATCAGGCCTTCAGGAAGCCGACGATCCGGTAGGTTTCCGCCAGGATCGGGTCGGCGATGGCGTGCGCCTTTTCCGCGCCGCCGGCCAGCACCCGATCGATCTCCGCCGGATCGTCGAGCAGCCGGCGCATTTCGGCGTTGATGGCGCCGAGCCGGTCGACCGCGAGATCGGCGAGCGCCGGCTTGAAGCGGCCGAAGCCCTGGCCCTCGAACTCGCCGAGCACCTCGGCGACCGGCCGGTCGGCGAGCGTGGCGAAGATGCGCACGAGGTTGAACGCCTCGGGACGCGCGTCCTCGGCCGCTTGCGTCACCTGCCCGTCGGCGCCGACGACCTCCGGCCCCGGCAGCGGCTCCGGATCGGTCTTCGCCTTGCGGATCTTGAGCGCGATGGCGTCGGCATCGTCGGTCATGTTGATCCGGCTCATGTCTGACGGGTCGGACTTCGACATCTTCTTCGTCGCGTCGCGCAGGCTCATCACCCGCGTCGCGCCGCCGAAGATCATCGCCTCGGGCGGCGGGAAGAAATCGACGCCGAAGTCGTGATTGAACTTCTGGGCGATGTCGCGCATCAGCTCGACATGCTGCTTCTGGTCCTCGCCGACCGGCACATGGGTCGCGTGGTAGAGCAGCACGTCTGCCGCCTGGAGCGCCGGATAGGCGTAGAGGCCGAGCGACGCATTCTCCCGGTCCTTGCCGGCCTTCTCCTTGAACTGGATCATCCGGTTCATCCAGCCGAGCCGGACGACGCAGTTGAAGATCCAGGCGAGCTGGGCATGCGCCGGCACGGCCGACTGGTGGAACACGACCGAGACCTTCGGATCGATGCCCGAAGCGAGCAGCGCGGCGGTAACCTGGCGGGTCTGGTCGGCCAGTTGCGCGGGGTCCTGCCAGACCGTGACCGCGTGCAGGTCGACCATGCAATAGATGCAGTGAAAGCCCTCGTGCTGCAGCCGCGCCCAATTGCGGATCGCGCCGAGATAATTGCCGAGCGTGACCCCGCCGGAGGGCTGGATACCGGAAAAGATGCGTTTCATGGAACGGGCCGGATGGCGCGGAACAGGATGAGCGGAGCAGGACTAAGCCCGTCCGCGCCGGCCCGGTCAAGGCGGCGGAATCGTCCCGGCTTCCCGGTCCTCGCGGTCGGAGCGGCGCAGCATGGCCCGCATTTCGGCCACCGACGCGGCGCGCAGCAGCAGGCACAGGGCTGCGTAGGCCACCGCCCCGCCGACTACCATCGCCAGCATCGAGAGAACCCGCTGCCACACCGCGCCGGAAAGCCACGGCCACAGGGCGTCGGCAGCCGGCCAGAGCAGGCCCGCCATGACCAGCGCGGCCAGCGCGAAGCGCGGCAGCCGCGCGCGCAGCCGCGCGTCGAGCGTGAGATGGCCGCGCCGGACGAGAAACCAGGCGAGCAGCAAGGTGTTGATCCAGGCGGCGACCGACGTGGCGATCGCAATGCCGAGATAGCCGACGCCCAATGGCCAGACCAGCAAGGGCGACAGGACCATGTTCACGACCATGGAAATGACTGCGTAGATCATGGGGTTGCGCGTGTCCTGCCGGGCGAAGAAGCCGGGCGACAGCACCTTGATCAGCACGAAGGCCGGCAGGCCGGTGGCGAATACGGCGAGCGCCCAGGCTGTGGCGGCGGCGGCGTCCGGCGTGAACCTGCCATACTGGAACATCACGGTGACGATCGGCAGCGCGGCGACGATGAGCGCGGCGGTCGCCGGCAGCGTGAGCAGCATCGACAGTTCGATGGCGCGGTTCTGGACCGCGTTGGCGCGCGCTTCGTCACTTTGCAGCGTGCGCGAAAGCTCCGGCAGCAGCGCCGTGCCGATCGCGATGCCGACGAGGCCGAGGGGAAACTGGTACACCCGGTCGGCAAAGTGGATGTAGGAGACGACGCCGGTCAGGAAGGTGCCGATAATGGTGCCGATCAGGATATTGATCTGGGTCATGCCGCCGCTGACCAGGCCGGGCACCATCAGCATGAGCAGCCGTTTGACGGCCGGCGTCAGCCGCGGCCGGCGCAGGCGCAGGCCGAGGCCGGCCCTGTGGCAGGCCCAGGCGAGCCAGACATACTGGCCGATGCCGGCGAGGGCGACGCCCCAGGCCAGCATGTGGGCCGGTGTCTCGAACCGGTCCCGGGCGAACAGCAGGCCGAGGATCAGCACGACGTTGAGCAGGATCGGCGCGGCAGCGGCGGCGGCGAAGCGGTAGGTCGAGTTGAGCATTCCGCTCATCATCGCGACGATCGCCATGCACAGCAGGTAGGGCAGGGTCAGCCGGGTCAGGAGGACCGCGGTGTCGAACAGCTCCGGCCGCGCGGCATGGAAGCCCGGCGCCACGACCAGCAGCACCTGGGGCATGAAGATTTCGACGACGACGGTGAAGATCGCGAGACCGAGTACCAGAATGGAAAAGACCCGGTCGGCAAACTGCATCGCCTCGCGGCGGCCGTCCCGCTCGAGCCGTTTCGAGAACATCGGCACAAAGGCGGCGGCAAAAGCGCCCTCTGCGGCGAGGCGGCGGAACATGTTGGGGAAGCGGAACGCGACGATAAACGCTTCGACCACGCCGACCGCGCCCAGATAATGCGCCATCAGGATATCGCGCACGAAGCCGAGAATCCGGCTCGCCAGGGTCCAGAACGCGACGATGGCGGAGGAGCGAAGCAGCTTCACGAGCCGCCGCCCTGCGATGTCTCGGGCGTATAGCAGAGCAGCCGGGCGCCGGCCTGCCCGTCGACCGCAAGCTGATCGATCAGGTCGAAATCGCGCCAGTTCGCCGTAAGCAGCGTGGCGCCCGCCGTCCGCGCGCAAAGATAGATGGCGGCGTCCGCGAGGAAGCGCCGGCGCTCGGCCCGGCTGCCGCCCTGCAGCCGCGCGAGCACGCCGGCGATCAGCCCCGCCGCCATCCAGCCGGACGCCGGAAGGGAAACGGTTCGCCTGATCTCGATCCGGTCGAGCAGGTCCCCGAGCGTCGACCGGGACCGCACGGCATGAGCGGCATCCGGCTTAATCGCACCGAGCCCGAAGGCCAGTTCGGCCAGGCAAACGGTCGAGTGGAGATGGCGGCGGCCCGGCAACAGAGCCTCCAATGCGAGCGGCATCTTCCCCGACAAGGCATCGATATAGGCGCAGGTGTCCAGCATGACCGGCCCGGCGAGGGAAACGGCCGGAAAGAACGGCAGCGCCGAACGGTCCCTGTATCCGAGGGGCGTCCGGCGCTTTTCCGGCCGGATGCGGCGCTGCCAGCGCGCCAGATCAGCCGCGAGGCTCACAGATCGATCGTGAATTCCCGCGGCAACGAGCCGCGCCGGGCAGCCAGCCAGGAACCGAATTCGTCCGGATCGGCCAGCGCCTCCAGCCCGGCGCGCACCAGATCGGAATCCCGGGCAATGCCGGTCGCGGCCCTGGCCCGTTCGTAGAGGACATCGTCGATCCGCGCTGCGATCCGGCGATCCTTGGACGCCGCCACAGCGCCGTAGACCGCGCCTTCGTCGGCCATGCCCGGACCGTAGGAACCGGTATCGGCCGCGGCATCATCGGCGACCGCAACGCCAACCGCGGCTAGCAAATCCCGCAACTGGGCCATCGTTATCGTAATCGATTCAGGCATGGTGGCCTCCTTTTGAGGTCCATATGTTGCACAAAATATTAGTAATGTCAAACAAATCAGGCTGCCGCGTATTCAGGCTCTGCGCTGAGGGACATCAGGACGGCCTTGCGCACCTCTTCCTGTTTCTGCGCGTTGGTGATTTTCATGCCGAAGACATCCTTGACGTAGAAAACGTCGACAACGCGTTCGCCGTAGGTCGAAATCTTGGCGGTGCCGATCTGCAGGCCGCATTCGGTCAAGGCGCGGGTCACGTCATGCAACAGGCCCGGCCGGTCGCGGCCGTTGACTTCGATGACAGAAAAGAAATTGCTCGCGGTATTGTCGATCAGGACGCGCGGCGGCACCTCGAACACGTCGCGCGCCCGCCGCGGCAGCGATTCCCTGCCGACCAGCTCGCGCCAGGGCCGCAGTTCGCCGGTCAGGCTGTTGGCGATCCGGTTCTTGAGGCGCTCCAGATCGCGGGGATCGGAGACCGCCTTGCCGGCGGTGTTCTGGATCGTGAAAATGTCCAGCGCATGGCCGTTGGCCAGGGTAAAGATGCGCGCCTCGACGATCGACGCGCCGAACAGCGCCATGGCGCCCGCGATTTGCGAAAACAGGCCGGGATGGTCGGGCGTATAGACCGTGACCTCGGTAACCGAACGCTTCTCGTCGATCCCTACATCGATGGAAATTTCCGCATTGTCCCGATGTGCGCTTCGGGTAAGCGCGGCGTGGCGGGCCTGGGTCGCACTGTCGAGCGAAAGCCAGTATGCGGTGTAGCCGAGTTCCAAAAATTCCTCGATATCTTCGGACGGCCAATCCGCCAGATGCGTCGCGACCGCGTCCTTGGCCCGTGCGACGCGCGCCGCAACGGTATCGGCCTCGATACTGCCGCTGAGCAGTTCTTCGGTCCGGTAGTAGAGTTCGCGCAGGAGCGCCGCCTTCCAGCCGTTCCACACGGCCGGGCCGGTCGCGCGCATATCGGCGACGGTCAGGACCAGCAGCAGGCGCAGCCGCTCCGGCGACTGGCAGTGGTCGGCGAAATCCCGGATCGTCTTCGGGTCGTCGATATCGCGTTTCTGGGCGGTGTTGCTCATCACCAGGTGATACCGGACCAGCCAGGCGACGGTCTCGGTTTCCTGGCTGTCCAATCCGAGCCGCGGGCACAGGTCGAGGGCCAGTTCTGCGCCGATTACGGAGTGATCGCCGCCGCGCCCCTTGGCGATATCGTGCATCAGGACAGCGACGTAGAGCGCCCGGCGTGAGGCAACCTTGTGGACGATCTCGGTCGCCAGCGGGTGATCCTCGGCGAGGTCGCCGGTCTCGATCCGGTGCAGCAGGCCGACCGCACGGATCGTATGCTCATCGACCGTGTAGACATGGTACATGTCATGCTGCATCTGGGCGACGACCCGGCCGAAGTCCGGGATGAAGCGGCCCATCACCCCGGCCTCGTTCAGCCGCTTCAACGTCCCGGCCGGATCGTTCTTCGACGTCAGCATGGCGAGGAAGCTGGCGTTGGCCGCCGGATCTTCGCGAACCGCATTGTCGATCGACTTCAGCGATTGCGTGATCTGCCGCAGCGCAGACGGGTGAATGTCGAGCCGGTGAATCTGGGCCGTTTCGAACAGTCGCAGCATATTCGCCGGATCCCGCCGGATCACTTCCTCGCTCTTCATATTCAGGCGACCGGACCGGACCACGAAATCGCCGAGCTCCCGCTCCCCGCTGAGACGCCCCGGCAGTCGGACCCACGGGCGCCGTTTGGTCTCGTCCTCCAGCGCGGCGCAGAAGATCCGGGTAAGGTCGCCGACATCCTTGGCAACCAGATAGTAGCGCCGCATGAAGCGCTCCACGCCGCGCTGGGTTTTCCGGTCGCCGTAGCCCATAAGCCGGGCGATCTCGGGCTGAACGTCGAAGGTAAGGCGTTCCTCCGGGCGGCCCGTCAGATAGTGCATGTGGCAGCGGACGGTGGTCAGGAAGGCGTGCGCCTTCCGGAAGAGGCCCGCTTCAAGATCCGAGAAGACATTGCGGTCGACCAGATCGCCGATCGCGTCGACCCGATAGAGATTCTTGGCGATCCAGAACAGAGTATGGAGATCGCGCAGGCCGCCCTTGCCGTCCTTGATGTTCGGCTCCAGGACATAGCGGCTGTCACCCATCTTCGCGTGCCGCACGTCCCGCTCGGCCAGCTTTTGGGTGACGAAACCGTTGTCGCCTTCAGCGGCGGTGAAATCGCGGAATTTCTGGCGCAAACCGCGGTACAGCGCGGCGTCGCCCCACAGGTACCGGGCTTCCAGCAGGGCGGTCCGGATCGTCAGATCGGACTTTGCCAGCCGGATGCACTCGTCGATCGACCGGGTGGCGTGGCCGACCTTGAGGCCGAGATCCCACAAGGTATAGAGCAGGAATTCGACGATCTGCTCCGCGTGGGGCGTCAGCTTCCAGTTCGACAGGAACAGCAGATCGATGTCGGACTGGGGCGCCAGTTCACCCCGGCCGTAGCCGCCGACGGCGACGATCGCCTGTTTCTCGCCTTCCGTCGGGTTTGCCACGGGATAGACGCGTTCGTAGGCGAAGTCGTAGATCACGCGGACGATCTGATCGACGAGAAAGCAGTGGGCCTGGACGCATTGATGGCCACGCAGCGCGGTATCGGCCTCGCGGTCGAACCGCTGCCGGACTTCCAGCCGCCCGGCGTCCAGCGCCGCCTTGAGAACCTTGAGAACGGACGCGCGCACCGCCGAAGGATCGCCGGCGCTCCCGGCAACGGCATCGAGTTGTTCGACAAGCTCGCGCCTGTCGACGATCCGGCGTTGGTTGGCAAGCGGCGCCGCGCTCGAAAAATCCATGACTCGATCGGTCCGATGACTTTGCCGCGTCGGTGCGCGGTTGCGCCGGCGACGCGCCGCCGGCCCGCAGTCCGCGCCTCGTATAAACTATTACCGTACGGAATACAGGCC
Coding sequences within it:
- the gshB gene encoding glutathione synthase, which translates into the protein MALSVAIQMDPIHSIDIRADSTFVLAMEAQARGHTLHYYTPDRLRFRDGTVSAPVQRLTVRAEPGNHADLGAARLADLSEMDVILLRQDPPFDLAYITTTHFLEHIHPATLVVNDPAEVRNAPEKIYVNRYPDLMPPTLVSGDPEAIRGFRDEHGEIVVKPLYGNGGAGVFHLRPGDDNLGSLLEMYAEQFREPIIAQRYLPEIRQGDKRIILVDGEVAGAVSRMPNEGEARANFHAGGQPKQAVLTDREREICARIGPDLRARGLVFVGIDVIGDWLTEINVTSPTGIQETNRLSGTKIEAQIWDAIEGRLQD
- a CDS encoding DUF2333 family protein — its product is MRWRIARWALWGLLAVVLLYYPVGMALMHRIGDDTEMTAPAEKGASRAVGMAAALIRRETVDHAWTPNDPFIYPSWALDNLPNFQVGVRDALGRFAIEMADKIGRTRGSSVVDKDLEDAMGKLRYSPYTWVWDISVSLLPTSSTEAQYRAAMRSLLRYNTRLAAGAATFERRADNLQTLIDRVNADIGSDSARIAERVERFGGIVFDTRSDDLFYRTKGRVYGYYMILRELGADFAGILAEKQAQTVWANMMASLRRAAELQPLIVRNGAPDGMLQPNHLAAQGFFLLRARTQLKEVSDILQR
- the trpS gene encoding tryptophan--tRNA ligase, translated to MKRIFSGIQPSGGVTLGNYLGAIRNWARLQHEGFHCIYCMVDLHAVTVWQDPAQLADQTRQVTAALLASGIDPKVSVVFHQSAVPAHAQLAWIFNCVVRLGWMNRMIQFKEKAGKDRENASLGLYAYPALQAADVLLYHATHVPVGEDQKQHVELMRDIAQKFNHDFGVDFFPPPEAMIFGGATRVMSLRDATKKMSKSDPSDMSRINMTDDADAIALKIRKAKTDPEPLPGPEVVGADGQVTQAAEDARPEAFNLVRIFATLADRPVAEVLGEFEGQGFGRFKPALADLAVDRLGAINAEMRRLLDDPAEIDRVLAGGAEKAHAIADPILAETYRIVGFLKA
- the murJ gene encoding murein biosynthesis integral membrane protein MurJ; protein product: MKLLRSSAIVAFWTLASRILGFVRDILMAHYLGAVGVVEAFIVAFRFPNMFRRLAAEGAFAAAFVPMFSKRLERDGRREAMQFADRVFSILVLGLAIFTVVVEIFMPQVLLVVAPGFHAARPELFDTAVLLTRLTLPYLLCMAIVAMMSGMLNSTYRFAAAAAAPILLNVVLILGLLFARDRFETPAHMLAWGVALAGIGQYVWLAWACHRAGLGLRLRRPRLTPAVKRLLMLMVPGLVSGGMTQINILIGTIIGTFLTGVVSYIHFADRVYQFPLGLVGIAIGTALLPELSRTLQSDEARANAVQNRAIELSMLLTLPATAALIVAALPIVTVMFQYGRFTPDAAAATAWALAVFATGLPAFVLIKVLSPGFFARQDTRNPMIYAVISMVVNMVLSPLLVWPLGVGYLGIAIATSVAAWINTLLLAWFLVRRGHLTLDARLRARLPRFALAALVMAGLLWPAADALWPWLSGAVWQRVLSMLAMVVGGAVAYAALCLLLRAASVAEMRAMLRRSDREDREAGTIPPP
- a CDS encoding [protein-PII] uridylyltransferase, which gives rise to MDFSSAAPLANQRRIVDRRELVEQLDAVAGSAGDPSAVRASVLKVLKAALDAGRLEVRQRFDREADTALRGHQCVQAHCFLVDQIVRVIYDFAYERVYPVANPTEGEKQAIVAVGGYGRGELAPQSDIDLLFLSNWKLTPHAEQIVEFLLYTLWDLGLKVGHATRSIDECIRLAKSDLTIRTALLEARYLWGDAALYRGLRQKFRDFTAAEGDNGFVTQKLAERDVRHAKMGDSRYVLEPNIKDGKGGLRDLHTLFWIAKNLYRVDAIGDLVDRNVFSDLEAGLFRKAHAFLTTVRCHMHYLTGRPEERLTFDVQPEIARLMGYGDRKTQRGVERFMRRYYLVAKDVGDLTRIFCAALEDETKRRPWVRLPGRLSGERELGDFVVRSGRLNMKSEEVIRRDPANMLRLFETAQIHRLDIHPSALRQITQSLKSIDNAVREDPAANASFLAMLTSKNDPAGTLKRLNEAGVMGRFIPDFGRVVAQMQHDMYHVYTVDEHTIRAVGLLHRIETGDLAEDHPLATEIVHKVASRRALYVAVLMHDIAKGRGGDHSVIGAELALDLCPRLGLDSQETETVAWLVRYHLVMSNTAQKRDIDDPKTIRDFADHCQSPERLRLLLVLTVADMRATGPAVWNGWKAALLRELYYRTEELLSGSIEADTVAARVARAKDAVATHLADWPSEDIEEFLELGYTAYWLSLDSATQARHAALTRSAHRDNAEISIDVGIDEKRSVTEVTVYTPDHPGLFSQIAGAMALFGASIVEARIFTLANGHALDIFTIQNTAGKAVSDPRDLERLKNRIANSLTGELRPWRELVGRESLPRRARDVFEVPPRVLIDNTASNFFSVIEVNGRDRPGLLHDVTRALTECGLQIGTAKISTYGERVVDVFYVKDVFGMKITNAQKQEEVRKAVLMSLSAEPEYAAA